The DNA segment GTTGATTATTTAAACCCTCCATCTCTTGTTTCTCCTCAAAACTGGCCGGTGTTCTTACCCAACTCCAATTCCATAGGTACCCACCATTTGCTTGACTGTAACTTTCCTTCACAGTAGCCATTTTCTTTGTAGAGATCTGGAATAAAAGAGGAAATTGATCTTTCAGTGGTGCATCCCCTACCCAGGTATCCATCCAGAATAGAGCTTTGTCTCCTTTCCCAACTTTGCACCTCAGATTAGTTGTGATATTAATGTTGCTTTTTATAAAATCTTTGTCTATGTCACCAATACTCTTCCAAACTCCTGGTAATGACTTTTTGAACGGAAATGATTGAGCTTTCCTGTTGTTTGTGTGAATAGATTTTACTATTTTTACCCATAAATTCTCTGGTTCCATCTTCAATCTCCACCACCATTTTAATAGGAGTGCTAGATTCGTGTCTTTGATGTTGCCAATTCCAAGCCCGCCGAAATCTTTAGCCGCCACGATCCTTTCCCATTTGACCCATCTAAGTTTGTTATTTATGCTGTGACCTCCCCATAAAAATTTTCTTCTTATACCTTCCAATATTTTAATAACCCCCTCCGGACACTTGTAGAGTGATAGGTAATAATTCGGTACACAACCAAGAACTGCTTTTATGAGGACAACTCTCCCTGCAAAAGATAAGGTTTTTGCCTTCCAGTTTGTTAATCTCTTGTTGAACATATCTATAACTTCCTTCCAATTGGCCACTTTATTCATGCTGACTCCCACTTTTAAACCGAGATATACAAAGGGAAACTTACCGGCCTTACAGTTAAAAATCGCTGCCATATTTTGAACTTCGCCTTCGTTTATTCCTACCCCAAATATCTGACTTTTACGTGGATTGACTTTGAGACCTGATAGAAGATAAAAAATGCGGAGGATCCTTTTGAGATTCTTCACATTATTCCTTTCCCATTCTCCTATGAATATGGAATCGTCTGCATATAACATATGGGTTATATAGGGACCATTTCTGGGCATTTTTATTCCGGAGAAAACATTACATTGTTTGGCTCTCTCCATCAACACGTGTAGACCTTCCATAGCCACTATAAAGAGGAAAGGTGATAAAGGGTCGCCTTGCCTTAAACCTCTCTTATAGTAGAATTCACCCGTTGGTGACCCGTTCACTAGGATCGAACCCCTTCCTGCGAATAAAATTCCCATCACCCAATTTCTCCATTTAGCTGGGAAGCCCATATATGTAAGTATAGAAATTAGGAACTTCCAATTCAGCGTGTCGTATGCCTTCTCAATATCTGCCTTGAACACGAACATTTTCCTGCCAGACCTCTTCGCCCATCCCACCACTTCATTTATTATTAACGGTCCGTCTATTATGTTTCTATCTGATAAGAAAGCCGACTGTACATTTGAAACAACACTTTTCAAAACCCCTTTCATTCTATTAGCCAGGACTTTTGAGATTATCTTGTTCACAACCCCAACTAAAGAAATTGGTCTAAAATCCGATAGGGTTATAGGGTCAATTACCTTTGGTATGAGAGCGATAAACGAAGCGCTACATGATGGATGTATCGATCCATGTATGAAAAATTGTTGCATGACTTCCATAATTAATCCTTTCAGCTCCTCCCAGTAGGTTTTAATCAACTTAAAAGTGATTCCGTCCGGGCCTGGGGATTTATTTATTTCGCAATTCCAAATCGCATTCTTGACTTCTTCCAAAGAAAATGGAGTAATTAAGGTGTCCGCTTCAGCCGAGCTCAGCTTTATGAACCCATCGGAACCAATTCTCGGTCTAGAACTCACCGGTTCCTTAAACTTGGTATGAAAGGCCGACAAAAATTGATTCTTGATTACTACTGGATCCGTAACCCACTCCCCTTCTATCCACAGCCCGATTATCTTGTTCCTGGCAATGTGATTGTTCACTATTGTGTGGAAGTATGCTGTATTTTCGTCGCCCAGTTCTAACCATCTAGACCTCGCCTTCTGTTGCATGTCAGCAGCTATTTTATCGTTCCATTCTTTGACCTTTCTCTTACTTTCGTGCCAAGTAGACAACTCGGATTCTGTTAGCTGTCTATTTTCTACCAGATCATCTAACATTTTAAGTGAAGTTCGAGCTTCATTTAGATCCCTTTCCTCTTCATCCTTTTTGTTCTTACGCCACATCTTGATCTCTTCTTTTATTGCCTTGAGTTTCTCTGCCAGTACCTCGTCTTTGAACCTCGAATCACAAATTTTGCTCAATCCCCTTCTTATAACCTCATCAAAACCTTCCATGCAGAACCAACTATTGAAAAGTCTGAAAGGAGATGGCCCGAAGCTATTATTGACCGTTGTTAATACTAAAGGGCTATGATCCGAAATGTCTCTGTTAAGGGCTGTAAGAGATGCATGTGGCCATTTCCCCATAAAATTCTCGCAAACCAATACCCGGTCGATCTTGCTGAGATTTTTACCATCACCCGACAAGAAAGTATATTTCATTCCCCCCATGTTGTATTCCATAAAACCCCCACTACTGATAAAGCTGTTAAAACTCATTGCTCCACTTATATCAAAATGTGAATTAAATCTTTCCTCTGGGCATCTTACCTCATTAAAGTCGCCCAACATGATCCATTTGCCGTTAATCAAGTTCTTAGCTGCTAGCAGTTCATCCCACATCCTTCTTCTGTTTGACTTCAGTGTTGAGCCATAAATATTAACTATGACTAAATCCTCTTCCTCACCAGTGATACGACCTTTTAGGATGataaaattctgatttttaaTTTCCAATTCCTTCTTGAACATGCAGGGATTCCACAACGACAACAATCCACCTGATCTACCATCTGCGTCTACTTTGGAGAATTCGAAGCCAGTATTATCCCAGAACTTTCTTATCTTATTCAAGGGTAAATCCCTAAATTGTGTCTCCTGAATTGCTAAAAACGACAAATTGTATTTAACGAGAATACCTCTAACTTTTGCAGCTTTACCCGCCCCTCCTGCACCTTTGATGTTAAGTGTCCCAAAATTCATTGGATCCTAGCATCCACCTGGTCTTCTTGAATTACTTTCTTCAAAAGTGCTTCCTTACCGGTCAAGTCAATACCGATCTTTAGCCCAATGTCTAAAGTTGCTTCAACTTCGCCCTTTTCTGTCTCCTTCGGAATCTCCGATACTTCTTCTGTTGTCGTTTTAGTCTCCTGATTTGTACCTGTGTTTTCTTCTTCCTCCCATTCCGAATCATAATCGTCTTCTATACCATCGTCGGTTATCTCGAAATTGTTTATCTCTTCCTCTGTTAACCTAATTTTTCCTTTTTGCCTCCTTCTGTTCGTTCTCCCCTTTTTGAATAGCGTCCTTCTTTTTGGTCGAGGTCTAGAGTCATCGGATAAGTCAATATTTAAGTCGGGTATTTTGTTTTTACCAACCTTCGAATGTGGTTTCAGACAATTAGTCCGGGCCTCAGCAAGGCTAgtcctttttctttttttatggGTTAAGTTTGAAGGCCCAATGTTGTGATCCACTACTGATCCGTTTGGTATTCTCTCTCCAAAAGTTGGGGATCCAAACTTTTCTGTTGACTTATTTTCTCCACCTGTCTTCTCGCCTTCCCCATTTGTCAGCACATTTAATTCAGTTTCCTCTTTCCCCAAAAATTCATCTCCTGCCTTTTCGTGTTCCTCTCCTAACTCTTCGTTTTCTACCGGCGAGTTCAGTGATCGTTCATTTTCCGGTACCGGGGTTGACGTTTCTACCGTCGCCATTTTTTCCAGCTGGGAGTTCTCCTCTGTGATGATTGGTATGGCCTGATCCTCTTGTTCACTTGTCACATTTTCTTCGTCAACCGATTCATTTATGAAATCCGGGAGCCACTGTTGGTGAACTTCCGAAACCCAGACCTCATACTCCAAATTTTTCCATCTGATCTTAATTTTCTCGTTTATCTCGACACCATGGTTGACAACAATTCCGATCATATCCTCATTAAAGCATAGGTCTCTTTCGTCTGCATTGGATTTCTTGATTATCTTCCCAAATTTTTCGCCAATGACGTCAAAAACTTCTTTTATCCAGAGCTGTAGTGGAATCCCTCTAATTTTTAACCATGCAAATCTTTCGTAGGGAATATATTCACCATTCCAGGTTTTTAGAGTCTTGAACCAAGAATTCCATAGATCCGTATCTTTCTTCATAGTTCCTTCCATCTCTTCTTTTGAATCAAATATAATTAATAACTGCATGCCCCCTAAATATCTTACCTGAGAATCTTTCAAACTTAACTTTTTCTTCATGTTGGTTACGTCCCTAAGAGCTTCACAGCTTATGATTTCTCCGATCACTGTTTTACCCCTCCATAGTTTATAGGCTTGGGATTCGTTTGTAAAGTTCAAGCACCTATCCTCCTCTTGCTGTGTTTGTCTCCCAGCTACCACGTCTGCCCATGTTCCTTTGATATTCTTGTACGCATTGTTTGGTGCCACCGGAACGTCACTTGTATTGTCTTGTCTTACTTCCTTTCTCCTCCACATTGTTTCCTTTTTCCTATCCTTATTTACTATCTTGACGAATCTGGCCACGTTGACTCTAATTTTCCAGCCATAAAAAGACATCTGATTTAAGGCCTTTGTCATCCTCTCCACATCCTTTATCTTTATGAACCTTATAAAACCAAAGCGGTTCCCCCTTTTATCCAGTTTTTTCGCAATATAGGCATCCACTACATGCCCATAGTTCATGCATTCGATCCAAAGTTCGCTGTCGGAGATATGTGGGTGTATGTTCGAGGCATAAAAGGTTATAGCTTTCTCTCTTATCTGCTCCTCATCGTACTTTTTATTCTTTTCAGTATCAGACCGATTATCAGAATTTTCAATTTCGCCCTCCTCTCTCTCCATGGCTACTCCGGGAAAGCAAATGACCAGAATCAGAACAGCCCCAGTGGTGTTAATGGGATTCGAACCAGTCTAGCTTAACTATACACGGATAGCCGCGACCGGTATCAGACCCACTAAGCCCTCCGGTAAACTGAAACGAACTCTGTGGGAAAGGAGGCCAGGAGAAGATGATACGAACAGAACTGAACGATTGAAAACTCACCTCGCAGACGTGGAAAGACTCTCCGGCCAAAATAGGGAGAACGGTGCGACTAGTTAAGGATGGTTAACCAGGACCCTTCACAATATTCCGGCGAAAGCAACTTTCCGACGAATAAAAACTATCAAATATTACTTTCCGACGAATCTTTCAAACTTCTAACACTCAACCCAACCCAACATATGCATTATTCATTGTGATgaattaatacatatatataaaggggATCAAATGAGAAGACAATTattgaaagaagaaaaagaagaaaggacatATTGGTAAAATACTACTTCATTTATAACTCATCTCATTAATtattctctctttaattaattagtcaactaataaTTAATtatctactacttctaataaaacaaaataatctTATGCCATATGGCACTAACTTAAGCCACTCATTAGCACGTGGCAATGTGATATTccttcttgattgattttgagCGGCAATTTTTCTACTCTCTTTTCCCTCACACGCTCCTATTCTTTCATCATCCGCTCCTCTTCAAACCCTAATAGTCATCTACTCTATGGCGACTTTTCAGAAAACCCTAAATCTCATCCCgttgctttttctttttctcAGAAACCATGTTGCTCACTCCCTCAACCTCAACCTAAACCTAAATCGACATCATCTTCTCTGATTTGACCTTTTCAGAAGACAATATAGGAAAATCCAACAACCCAACTGTGTTTCTCCTCCGTCTGCCGATCGATTCTTCTCACCGACAACTTTGACACAGGTAATTTGATCTTTTCTCCTCACTTGAACCAGATTTCAGGGTTAGGGTATAAAGAATGCAAGCATTGATCATGAAATCGACCACTGatatctctctctctttctcaaaATCAACAAGAAAACCAAAGGAAAAAATTGCAGATAATGGCTGATGTTTgctttattttatgttttagggtTGTTTTAGTTAATGACCATGTTTTAATCCGAGAATGTTATGTGTTTTAATGAATGGTGTTCTTTGTTCATTACGTAAACAGTATAAATATGTGATGTACGATTATAAGATTGTTTGAGTTATGTGGTTATCACTTTATCACGAACTATATATGTGCCTCTTTTCATTATTAGAGGTTGGGTTTTAAAGCTTGCTGATATAGTTAATTTGATAATAACCTAATGCtgttatttgattttttttgtaGGGTTTGCATATTTTTGGGGTAGAGTCGTTTATTGAAGTCGATATGAAATATAAAAAGTCCAATTCAATTGTTTTGGTAATTTGTGACTAACAACACTAGCAGTTTTAGCTACTGCATTCCTGGAAGATCATGAACTATTGGTGTATGCTTTCAAAGGTCAAAGTTAAAATTCAATAGGCCATACAAAAATTGATTTTTGTCCAAATAAAGTGAAAGTATATATTTCTTTTGAATCTTCTTTAAAAAATGATAATGGTTGGTTAATACCTTTGTTATTAGTACTTCAGAGCTTTTGGTATGTTTTATTTGATCtcaatataatttttattattttttctcaCTTACAGTTCAATGCTTTTAGATAAGGCTGTTTGTATTTGGATTGCTGagtgtttaatattattaattttttcCTGTTGTTATATTTTGGATTAATTGCTATTGATTCTTAGTGTCGAAATTAATATGTGATAGTATACAAAGGGAATGAATAGTGTTTAACGTCAATTTTAATGACATTTAACATCGTTAAAAGCTTTTAGATGCGACGTGTGCGGTTTAGAGAAAGGGTGATGGAAAGAGATCTGGCCACGTACCATTCCACTTTCCACCTCACATATGTCATACAAAGAGAGAGATGGATGTTAGAGAAGGGAGGACTCCATCGTTATAGAGCGAGAGAGGTACataagtctagagagagaaaagagagggagagggagaaTCGTGAGGGAGTGGCGGTTGAACACCGCACTTGGTGGCGGAGCCACCAGATTCGGGCGCATCTACGACCCCAATCGACGGAACAATGGCAGAGGGTTTAAGACATAGAGGCTGTGTAGACGACGATCATGACAGCGCTTTGCATTCTGACCAAGTCAAACCAGATTCAGGTAAGATCCGAACCCATATGCATGTTTCATTCTTAGAAATTAAAATCAATTTGGTTGTGATTTGCATTTCCTGATCATTTTCACCAAGACACTTCACGATAGATttcttaggtttttttttttttttgtgtgtgtgaatTGCTATTTAGGGGTTATACTTGATTGAAATCTATCAATACAATTGCAAAATCAAGTTTTAAACATTCAACCCGTGTTACAATTTTATGAATTTTACGATTTTTTTAATTATCCCACCAACAGTAGGATAATCTATCTTCAAGTCAAAGAATTAGACACCATTCGCACCATTAAACTCCAGATTtgatgtatgtatgttgtgtgAAAGTGTGTTTGTAAGTTTGTTTTATATATAGTCCAGTTTATGCTAAATGAAAAAAGGGAAAGGGTTTATACATTTTAAGGTAAATTAGAGTAATCTGATTAATCAATGTGAAACTAACATAATGTTATGTTTATAGCAGGTGATTGCGCTCAAGCAACCTAATATATCTACATAGGCCTCTTTCTTGGATTGAACAAGGACCATGCTGTGACCAAGAAGGAATGGGCTCCTCGCCCATGTGACTAGAAAGGcgtaagttatattatttagcCCTAATTAATCAATTTGAGTACTTTTTCTTTGAAGCTAAAAACTGCGGCCCCAAGATTGTAATAACTTGACTTATTCTTCTGTTAAGTAATCTTTTTAATTTGAATCGTTACGGCCTATTCATTAAGTAAAGATGTTTTAATATGCCGTAATGCGATAGTCGAAGTGTAGGCGAGTTGCTAAAGGCTTTGAACTATGCTCATTAGTGTTTTTGCAGGGTTAACTATATCATTGTATCGCTATAACAACTGAATTCACCATATATACATTAAAGCTGAGTTTATTTGTTCACAATTTTACATGATAAGCTATCATTGGTTTTACCCAAGGTTTAaaaaaacggaaacgagtttcgaggcgttttcccttcgcctcacgaggcgtaagcctcgaggcgaaccgaggcgtaagcccgaggcggagttaaaaaataaatataaatattatatatcttataaaatagtaatactaactaaattcatcgtcaaattcatcaaaataatcaaaaacacacataaaaaagacatagactgcttgaaattgacacaaaaactCAAAACATCTAAAACAAATATCAAAAACCTCTGAGGCGCACATACCGTATAAATCCCCTGAGGCGCGCCTCATAAtcgttttttggccgtttcgcctTGAGGCGCGACTCGAGGCGCACGCCTCAatcgttttttaaaaccatggtttTACCCGGTTTCATAAGTTTGCTTGTGATCAAAATCCGATGAACGTAATTACAGACCTTATTCTATATAACTTAATGGTGAAAATAATAGGTTTGGCATTCGTCTATTAGTTGTGATCAGTTTCAGGACTCCTTGCCACAAAGGCGGCGAAAGGATGATCGAATCAATGCATGGTTTCTATCACATGACATGCTGGTATGATTACagaaacaatgttgttgtatccttttattttaaacatttgtaacttttgacccgtttaacccgtTATCTTTCTTGCTGTTGTGTAGGTGTGGGCATGAGTTATGTTATTTTTGTGGTGCTAATATGTTGATAGTAAACTAGCATTCAGATGTGTCATCGGATACTGTCGCAGAGACGAAAGTGGCGATTTTACTTTGACCCATTACTCTTCTAGGGTTTCTTATTCTTCTTCAATTGTTCTTCAGCTCCTTCGTCATTGTGTGAATTCGATCGCTGTCTTCAGCATACAGGCTAGACTTCATATATTAATCAACTTACATTCTTAAGTTTCTTAGATTTTCTCACTattattttctttcatttttttattgCATCTGAAATCTCATGTCTCCTCGAATCCTCTGTCTCTTCCACCAACATTGGGTGTTTTTTCATGCAAATTTCTTCCACACAAAGGTACATTTCCCTATCTAATTACTCCTTATTTTGTTATGATGTTTATGGTTCTGGGATTTATGAGTTTGGTTGTATTCGTTGTTTTCAATTGTATTTCTCTTTGGTTTTCGATGGGGTTTAATTGATTTTAATATTTGGTGGTAAATAATTGAATTTGTTACTTGGTACCGGTATCGAATTTCCTGTACCAATTTTTTTGGTACTGAATCGGTACCCAAGTTTTGGCGTTTTccgttcggtaccggtattttacaGGAATTTACCCTTAAATACCGATATCGTACCGAACATTTTCGGTACTGGTTTCCATATTTGGCGAAATTCGGTACCAgtgggaaattcggtaccggtacagGTACCAAGCTCATCTCTACTATTAGATGGTCCAGATTATATGAATAGTTGAATACAATGCAATTTCTTATTTTGTATTATATATTATTCTTTAATCTTTAATATCAAACTAACTGTTGGGTTTCTTCTTCTTTTGCATAATGTTGATTAAGATAAGATAATTTTTATTGTGTCTTAACTATATTAACCATATAAAAACTTTAGTTCTTTTAGTATTAAACTAAATATATACTGCACCTGCTTGATTTCTTTACTTTCCAACGCAAATTGATGAATTTAAGATTAATGATAGTTAATTCGTTtaatttgtttcaaatcaaattgTCTATATTTTAAGGTTAATGCGAGTATAGTTTGATTTCCCATGTATGCTTAGTCTATGTTTATTGTTTTTAACCAGAGACCTAATTTGATTTTTTAGTTTCATGCGTAGAGTGATGAATTTGAGTGTAATGATTGATTCAAATTGTTTCAGAAAAATAGATCACTGATGAAGATGtatattgttttgttttatttttttaagttatttGCATCGATGGATGAATGGCGGCAGCGTCTGCTGGAACTTGGGTTTCGGTGAATCAATTTCAGTGGCACGCTATTGCCGAGGTTTGCCTTCAGCAAAATCATTCTTGCGTTCAGAAGATTATCACCATTTCTACCACACTGCTGGCGATCAAGGTGATTTTAACTATGCTTATTGGGCCGGTGTTGGCATCTTTCATTCCGGTGTCCAAGGTAACATTAActtctttctttatttttttatttttttttgacaaaTATATGTAAAACAATTTAAATAAGTAAAAAACTATACTTTTATGTGACAGTTCATGGTGTAGAATATGCATTTGGAGTACATGACTACCCGAGTAGCGGTGTCTTTGAGGTCGAACCTCGCCAATGCCCCGGGTTCAAATTTAGGAGGTCGATACTAATCGGGACTACATGTCTTGACCCAGTCCAAGTCCGAGAGTTCATGGAGCTTCATGCTGCCAACTACCATGGCGACACGTATCACCTCATTGTAAAAAACTGCAACCATTACTACAACGACATTTGTTATCGTTTAACAGGGAACCCAGGATGGGTTAATCGACTTGCTAAACTCGGTAACATTTCTTGCATATGTTTAACAATAAGCAATGGAAATAGGAGTATTTTTATCTAACTGTtggtttatatatgtatgtataggttCGATGTAGTGCTTGGATTCATTCGGGTAAAGTTTCCAGGGGTAAAGTGGTTCAAAATGCTGCTGACTTTTCTGAGTTTGGTCCTCCGTATCTGGCTGTCCGAGTTTGGTCCCTGGTCTTCAGCACTCCGAGGTTGGATTACAAGTGTGACATGCTCACTGTGGCCCTCCGTGTTTGCTGGCTTTGGCTCCGGGTTTGTTGTTTTGGGGTGTATTATTCCCAGGTGTACGGGTTTACCCCTGGGTTTATTTGGTTTTTGCTGCACGACAAGGATTTATGGAGCAAGTATGCAGGCCCAACGATTACCGACCCATGACCTccatattaatatatatattatatgtttgtgttaagccacccgcgaagctcgcgggatcttaggctagtcctacatataatctacaaaccctacacatatcaaaattttcctacatataccctacacattatagaattttatcctacacagtcaaaatttatcctacacacctcgaaatatatcctatacaactcgtaatttatcctacacaactactaatttattctacactttatattaagttgttttttttttaatttgaaaaaaagtatatattttgaaaaggagttacaaatttaatttagttagttattaaaggggaataatataaattaatgatctatgtaactttaccaatatacccttatattaaaattgaatgcaaatattaaatgaagtaaaatgaagcattcttattggctgaaacttcttcttttttcttcttacaaaaaaattcttcttatttgaaccctccactatatatgaatatattaaataaaaaataataaaaaactatatattattttaaaaataaaattattatttatCGTCTTTCGTTAACTATATTGACATAATATAATGGATTTTCTTTAacctaaaaataaatattatttaaagGTTTTTATTAAATGAAGACACCTTCCTTAAATAATTGTACCTATTTATTCCTATTAAATACTTTATATTGGTTTGACTTTTCAATTTTTAACCTAGAAATCAATATTACTTAACGATTTATTGTTTGATTTCGGGTTAAAAAACTTTTATATGGTTCTATAATTCATAGAATATACCGGAACAACGAGTGAATTATACAACTAATATGATCTGTCTCTCATAAACACTAAATTACTTTGTAGAGCTTTTTAACATT comes from the Helianthus annuus cultivar XRQ/B chromosome 4, HanXRQr2.0-SUNRISE, whole genome shotgun sequence genome and includes:
- the LOC110938231 gene encoding deSI-like protein At4g17486 → MQISSTQSYLHRWMNGGSVCWNLGFGESISVARYCRGLPSAKSFLRSEDYHHFYHTAGDQGDFNYAYWAGVGIFHSGVQVHGVEYAFGVHDYPSSGVFEVEPRQCPGFKFRRSILIGTTCLDPVQVREFMELHAANYHGDTYHLIVKNCNHYYNDICYRLTGNPGWVNRLAKLGSM